The genomic stretch AACCTGATCGGCACCGTTACGTTCTCCGCGCGCATCGGAGACCTGCTCTTCTCCGGAGGACCGGGCGAGTTGTACCCGCAGATCCCGGCGACCGTGAGCGCGGCAACCCCCGGCATGAAGGGCCACTTCGTCTTCGGCCTCGCCGGAGACACGCTCGGCTACATCATCGCGCCGTTCCCCGACGCGTATCCCGAGCCGATGCGCCAATCGCTGTTTGACGGGGACCAATCCGATCCGACCACGTGGGGCTTCGACCCGATCGGAAACGACAACTACTTCTTCAACGTGAGCCACACGCTCGGAGAGCGAGTCGCGTGCTCCTTGCTCCGAGGAGCCGGCGAAGTTACCGGCGTCGGGTCGGCTCTGTGGAGCGCGCGCGCGCAATGCGCCGCCTTCGCAAACGACGCCGCCCTCCCCGCGGGCGCCGACACCCTGGCCCCCACGACGCCGTAAAGGTCGCCGGCGACATCCGGCGGCGCGCGCCCGTCGGGTCAGCGACTGGGGTTGGCGGGTTATGACTTCTTCGGTCCCCAGAGCGGGTAGTCGAGTCCGGCGAGCCGGTTAATGATGATTCCCTGCAGCACGAGCAGCAGAACACCGAGCATCAGCACGACAAGCTGAATGGGCTTGGCGAGCACGCCCAGACTGACGATCAACGTCGTTGCGCCGGCCGGCGGGTGAGGTACCTTCAGCCAGACCATCAGACCCGCGGTCAGCCCGAGCGACATCGCCGCAGCACCGACGCGGCCGGCGGAGACTCCGACCGCAATCGCCGGACCCGCGTGAAGCAAGCCGAACACCGCCAGCGAGAGATACCCGGCCGCGGTGCCGATGAGGTGTCCGACGAGAGTGTTGCGCGGAGACGCAGCCGGCGTGTTCGGTGTGTAGAAGAGCAAGAACGCGGTCGGCCCAAGTGACGGAAAGATGAACGGCTGACGAGTCACGAAGGCGGCACCCGCCATGATGCCGATCGACAGGGATCCATTCACGAAAGCGAACAGCCCCATCACGGCCGTCGAGTTGTGGCGGCGAACCAGCGCGGGCAAATGGAATCTCCGGCCCAAGCCGAGCACAACATCGGACATGCGGCCGCCGATTGGATAGCGGACTTCGTCGTTCATCAGTACCTCACCTGTCGCGCGGGGAAGCCAGCCAAATCACGAGAGCCCCGACGAACGACGCCGCCTGGATGCCCAGAACAACCCACACCTGCGACCGATGCCCCTCCAACGCAGCGTTCAGCGCGACGGTCAACCCCCACAACTGGCCGATGACGATCGTCGCGACGATAGCGATGCGCGCGGAGAGCATGGATGCTCGCTCGGGATCTCTGTCCGTCCCGGCGCCCGGGCCGGGTCCCGTGGACGTGCTGCGCCGGCCCCCCGGGTAGCGATTCGATGTCGTGCGGTTGTTGGTCGTCATGCCGTTCCCACCGCCCAGATCCCGTCCGACCGCTCTTCTAGCAACACCTTAGGAAGAGGACGCGGCGGCGGTCCGCCGAGCACGTTTCCCGTTCCAGCGTCGAAGGCGCCGTTGTGACACGGACACTCCAAGCGTCCCGTCTTCGACTCCCAAAGGACCGAGCACGCGAGGTGCGTGCAGATGGCCGAGTATGCGACGAGCCTTCCGTCGGCCATTCGCACGGCAATCGCCTGATCCCCTTCCTCGGGGTAGTTGAAGTACATCGCTCGCCCGCGCTCCAACTCCTGCGCGATTCGCAGCGGAGGCGCGCTTCCGGAGCCATGCCTGCCGAACACTCCCGACGCGACGGCGACCGTTCCGGCGAGGAGCCCGCCGGAGACCGTGACCAGGATGCGCAAGTAATCGCGGCGCGTGACCGGAGCATCCTCGCGAATCCTGTCGAGCAGCGCGCGAACCGACGGCGCGTCGGGACGGTTTGGTTTCGACATCACATACCTCCCGGAACCGCACTGCGACCAAACGACGGCCCGACCACCACTGCGCAGCCCGTCTGAACCACCGTTCCGGCGAAGTCGAACTGATCGGCCACTCGCACTCCCGGCCGCTCGCGCTCCAACTCCTCCAAGGTTCCGAACCAAAGCGCTCCCGTCGGACACACCGTCGCGCACATCGGGGCGAGACCCCTGGAACTGCGGTCGTAACAAAGGTTGCACTTGTATTGAAGCTTCTCTTCCATAGCGATCTTGGGAACGCCGAAGGGACATGCGTGAACGCAATTGACGCACCCGATGCAGCGCTCCTTGAGAGCCTCCTGCACGACTCCGTCGGCGGTGATCAAGATCGCATCGGCCGGACACACCTGCGCGCACGGTGCGATCGGGTCCTCACAGTGCATGCACACCGTCGGAAGCGACGCCACACTGTGACCAACGTCGATGTAGTCCAGGTGGATCATCGACTTGCCGCGATGCGAATCGCATTCGCGACAGCCCGCGACACACGCCTGGCACCCGATGCAGCGCGCGGGATCGACGAAAAGCGTGCGCTCCATCATGACTCCGCGGTCCCCCTGCCTTGCGGCATCGTCGGCGGACGCGAGTCGCTGAGTGCAGAGAACTCGTCGGCGTATTCGGCGTGTCCGGGCGGCACCGGCGGCCGCTGAACTTCATCGATCACCGAGCCGCGCTCCAGGCGACACGCGCACACCTTGAACTCGGGGATCTTGGAGATCGGATCGAGCGCCTCGACCGTCAGGGTGTTCGCCGCCACCGGGGCCGCCCAGTGATAAGGCAGGAACACCGTGTCGGGCCGAATGGTCTCGGTCACCAGCGCGGGATACGTGATCCGTCCGCGACGCGTGATTACCGTCACGGGCTCGCCGTTGGTGAACCCGAGCGACGGATGCACTTCGACCCACGGCCGCGGAGTCTGCTCGACGAGCGCCGGGATGCGTCGCGTCTGGTTCCCCGAAAGGAAGTGCGCGACCGTTCGCCCGGTCGTCAGGCGCAGCGGATACTCCTCGTCCGGCGGTTCTGCAGGTTCACGCCACTCGACCGGCAGGAAACGAGCCTTGCCGTCGGGGTGATAGAAGCGCTCCTCGAACAAACGCACGGTGCCCGGATGATCGAGTTCCGGACACGGCCAGAACACGCCGCCCGTCTCTTCGACCTTCTCGTAGGTAATCCCGTAGTAGTCGGCGACGCCGCCCTTGGACGCGACGCGCAACTCGTTGAAGATGTCCTCGGGAGTGTCGAAGGCGAACCGCTCGCCTGCTCCGAGCCTGCGTGCGATCTCGCAAATGATCCAGGAGTCGGTGCGGACTTCCCCGGGAGGCTCGACGGCCTTGGAGTGCTTGAGCACACGGC from Actinomycetota bacterium encodes the following:
- a CDS encoding HPP family protein, which produces MNDEVRYPIGGRMSDVVLGLGRRFHLPALVRRHNSTAVMGLFAFVNGSLSIGIMAGAAFVTRQPFIFPSLGPTAFLLFYTPNTPAASPRNTLVGHLIGTAAGYLSLAVFGLLHAGPAIAVGVSAGRVGAAAMSLGLTAGLMVWLKVPHPPAGATTLIVSLGVLAKPIQLVVLMLGVLLLVLQGIIINRLAGLDYPLWGPKKS
- a CDS encoding Rieske (2Fe-2S) protein codes for the protein MSKPNRPDAPSVRALLDRIREDAPVTRRDYLRILVTVSGGLLAGTVAVASGVFGRHGSGSAPPLRIAQELERGRAMYFNYPEEGDQAIAVRMADGRLVAYSAICTHLACSVLWESKTGRLECPCHNGAFDAGTGNVLGGPPPRPLPKVLLEERSDGIWAVGTA
- a CDS encoding 4Fe-4S dicluster domain-containing protein is translated as MMERTLFVDPARCIGCQACVAGCRECDSHRGKSMIHLDYIDVGHSVASLPTVCMHCEDPIAPCAQVCPADAILITADGVVQEALKERCIGCVNCVHACPFGVPKIAMEEKLQYKCNLCYDRSSRGLAPMCATVCPTGALWFGTLEELERERPGVRVADQFDFAGTVVQTGCAVVVGPSFGRSAVPGGM